A single region of the Anaerostipes rhamnosivorans genome encodes:
- the dnaA gene encoding chromosomal replication initiator protein DnaA, whose product MKKEIEAIWDDVLLKLEQEHDISSAAINAWIKPLNIKEVKDDQIVLSLNSNFDARGIHFIESKMYDFYISLAIQDITGKKYEISFVLEEAEKKKSPASRTDTQLQDSNNLNPRYTFDSFVVGTNNQMAHAACIAVAEAPAEAYNPLFLYGGAGLGKTHLMHSIAHYIMENNSKLKVLYVTSEDFTNEVINAIHHNKQEELRNKYRTIDVLLIDDIQFIIGKDSTQQEFFHTFNALYNSKSQIIISSDKPPKEIETLEERLRTRFGCGLTADIQPPDYETRIAILRKRAELDHIYIDDAIFDYIASNIKSNIRELEGALNKIRVYSKLEKRPIDLDLAKIALKDLVDNDTVVKITPDLIITTVAEHFNIQPADILSKKRSHDIAYPRQICMYLCKKLTDTSFVKIGEFLGKRDHSTVIHGSEKIEKDLQKDNTLSTTLDIIIKKMNPS is encoded by the coding sequence ATGAAGAAAGAAATCGAAGCGATCTGGGACGATGTTCTGTTAAAACTCGAGCAGGAACATGATATTTCGAGTGCCGCTATCAACGCCTGGATAAAACCGCTCAACATCAAAGAAGTGAAAGACGATCAGATTGTTTTGTCATTGAACAGTAATTTCGATGCCAGAGGCATACATTTTATTGAAAGTAAGATGTATGACTTTTATATTTCTCTGGCCATTCAGGATATAACAGGTAAAAAATACGAGATATCTTTTGTTCTGGAAGAAGCTGAAAAGAAAAAATCTCCGGCCTCCCGGACAGATACCCAGCTTCAGGACTCCAATAACCTAAATCCTCGATATACATTTGACAGCTTCGTCGTTGGAACCAATAACCAGATGGCCCATGCTGCCTGCATTGCTGTGGCGGAAGCTCCGGCGGAAGCATACAACCCACTGTTTTTGTATGGAGGCGCCGGACTCGGCAAGACTCACTTGATGCACTCCATCGCCCATTATATCATGGAAAATAACAGTAAACTCAAGGTTCTTTACGTGACCAGTGAGGATTTTACCAACGAAGTCATCAACGCCATCCATCACAACAAACAGGAGGAGCTCCGGAACAAGTACCGGACCATCGACGTTCTCCTGATCGATGATATTCAGTTTATAATAGGTAAGGACAGCACCCAGCAGGAGTTTTTCCACACATTTAATGCCCTTTATAATTCAAAAAGCCAGATTATCATATCCTCCGATAAGCCTCCGAAAGAGATCGAGACATTGGAGGAACGTTTGCGTACCCGTTTTGGCTGCGGACTGACCGCTGATATTCAGCCTCCTGATTATGAGACTAGAATCGCAATTTTGAGAAAACGCGCTGAACTGGATCACATCTATATAGATGACGCCATATTTGACTACATAGCATCCAACATTAAATCCAATATTCGAGAACTTGAAGGGGCACTAAACAAGATCCGGGTATACTCCAAGCTTGAAAAACGGCCGATTGACCTTGATCTGGCTAAAATTGCCCTAAAAGACCTTGTAGACAATGATACTGTTGTCAAAATTACACCAGATCTGATCATAACCACGGTAGCTGAGCATTTTAATATCCAGCCTGCCGATATTTTATCGAAAAAGAGAAGCCATGATATCGCGTATCCGCGACAGATCTGCATGTACCTTTGCAAGAAGCTGACCGATACTTCTTTTGTTAAGATCGGAGAATTCCTTGGCAAGAGGGATCATTCAACGGTCATCCATGGTTCAGAGAAGATAGAGAAGGATTTACAAAAAGACAACACTCTATCCACGACTCTTGACATAATCATTAAAAAAATGAACCCTTCTTAA
- the dnaN gene encoding DNA polymerase III subunit beta, with protein sequence MKIVCNRTDLVSGVSIVSKAVSNKTTLPILECILIEASAGTITLTANDMELGIETNIEGNILEQGKIALDAKLFFEIVRKLPDNDVTIETDSDYKATITCEKACFHIVGQEGSEFPYLPEIEKEKSITLSQFTLKEVIRQTIFSISDNENNKLMTGELFEVEDNKLNVVSLDGHRISIRNIELKESFDSFKVVVPGKTLQEITKIISGDAEKDVIIYVTNKHILFEFDQTRVVSRLLEGEYYKISQMLSSDYETKITINKKEFLDCIDRASLLIRESDKKPIVINITDNSLELNISSFFGSMEENILIQKEGRDILIGFNPKFLMDVLRVIDDEEINIYLVNPKAPCFIKDSSESYIYLILPVNFNH encoded by the coding sequence ATGAAAATCGTTTGTAATAGAACCGACCTTGTTTCCGGTGTCAGCATTGTATCCAAAGCTGTTTCAAACAAAACAACACTGCCCATTCTTGAATGTATCCTTATTGAGGCAAGCGCAGGTACCATCACATTAACTGCCAACGATATGGAATTAGGCATTGAAACCAATATTGAAGGTAATATTTTAGAACAGGGGAAAATAGCACTGGATGCCAAACTGTTTTTTGAGATTGTCAGAAAACTACCTGATAATGATGTGACCATTGAGACAGATTCTGATTACAAGGCAACCATCACTTGTGAAAAGGCATGTTTCCATATTGTTGGACAAGAAGGGTCTGAATTCCCATATCTTCCTGAGATTGAAAAGGAAAAAAGTATCACATTGTCGCAGTTTACACTAAAGGAAGTAATCAGACAGACAATATTTTCCATATCCGACAATGAAAACAATAAACTAATGACAGGTGAACTTTTTGAGGTTGAAGACAACAAACTAAATGTTGTGTCCCTTGACGGCCATAGAATTTCTATCAGGAATATAGAACTAAAAGAGAGTTTTGACTCCTTTAAAGTTGTCGTTCCAGGAAAGACATTACAGGAAATTACAAAAATTATTTCCGGCGATGCAGAAAAAGATGTTATAATTTATGTGACTAATAAGCATATCTTATTTGAATTTGATCAAACAAGAGTTGTTTCAAGACTTTTAGAAGGGGAATACTATAAGATAAGCCAGATGCTGTCCAGCGATTACGAGACAAAGATCACCATCAATAAAAAAGAATTTTTGGACTGTATTGACCGTGCCAGCCTGTTGATCAGGGAATCAGATAAAAAACCGATCGTCATCAACATCACAGACAATTCCCTGGAATTAAATATTTCATCTTTCTTTGGTTCCATGGAGGAAAATATTTTGATCCAGAAAGAGGGAAGGGATATTCTGATTGGATTCAACCCGAAATTTTTGATGGATGTGCTTCGTGTCATCGATGATGAGGAGATCAACATCTATCTTGTCAATCCGAAAGCACCTTGTTTTATCAAAGACAGTTCTGAATCCTATATTTATTTAATACTTCCTGTAAATTTCAACCACTAG
- a CDS encoding RNA-binding S4 domain-containing protein — protein sequence MEQIKLSEDYIKLGQALKAAGLVGSGVEAKIVIQDGLVCVNGEVDTRRGKKLYGGEVIEYDGQSVKIVK from the coding sequence ATGGAGCAGATCAAATTAAGCGAAGATTACATCAAACTCGGCCAGGCACTAAAGGCTGCGGGGCTTGTGGGTTCTGGCGTGGAAGCCAAAATCGTCATTCAGGACGGACTTGTCTGTGTCAATGGAGAAGTTGATACAAGACGTGGGAAAAAGTTGTACGGCGGAGAAGTCATTGAATATGACGGACAGTCCGTAAAAATTGTGAAATAG
- the recF gene encoding DNA replication/repair protein RecF (All proteins in this family for which functions are known are DNA-binding proteins that assist the filamentation of RecA onto DNA for the initiation of recombination or recombinational repair.): MYIQSLELKNYRNYDRLIIEFSKGTNILYGDNAQGKTNILEAVYLGATTKSHRGSKDREIIRFGENESHIRIHLVKQDIGHQIDMHLKKSKTKGAAIDQIPIKRSSDLLGFVPVIFFSPEDLSIIKNGPSERRKFLDIELSQLEKMYLHQLSSYNKVMTQRNNLLRQLAFQRDLLDTLDSWDLQLVRYGSEVIRYRQKFIDDLNRIIREIHKNLTGKKEKIDLKYDYSVNYDEFLTVLQKKREIDLKYASTGAGPHRDDIEFLVNGIDIRRFGSQGQQRTAALSLKLAQIELVKRQTGETPILLLDDVLSELDSSRKNYLLDSIKDIQTLITCTGLEEFINSHLQIDKMFQVKSGKIVREN, from the coding sequence ATGTATATTCAGTCTTTAGAGCTAAAAAATTATCGGAATTATGACCGTCTGATCATTGAGTTTTCAAAAGGGACCAATATCTTATACGGGGATAATGCACAGGGAAAGACGAATATCCTGGAGGCAGTATATCTTGGAGCTACGACCAAATCGCATAGAGGAAGCAAAGACCGTGAGATCATCCGTTTCGGAGAAAATGAGTCCCATATACGGATTCATCTTGTGAAGCAGGATATAGGGCATCAGATTGACATGCATTTAAAAAAGAGCAAGACAAAGGGAGCGGCTATTGACCAGATCCCGATCAAGAGATCCAGTGATCTCTTAGGTTTTGTTCCTGTCATATTTTTTTCGCCGGAGGATCTTAGTATCATCAAGAATGGTCCCTCTGAGCGGAGGAAGTTTTTAGATATTGAGCTTTCGCAGCTGGAGAAAATGTATCTTCACCAGCTCTCCAGCTATAACAAAGTTATGACACAGAGGAATAATCTGCTCAGGCAGCTGGCTTTTCAGAGAGATCTTTTGGATACATTAGACAGTTGGGATCTGCAGCTGGTTCGATATGGATCTGAGGTGATCCGGTACCGTCAGAAATTTATAGATGATCTCAACAGGATCATCCGGGAGATCCACAAAAACCTTACCGGAAAAAAGGAAAAGATTGATTTAAAATATGATTATAGTGTGAACTATGATGAGTTTCTGACTGTTTTGCAAAAAAAGAGGGAGATTGACCTTAAGTATGCTTCTACAGGAGCAGGCCCCCACCGAGATGATATTGAATTTCTTGTGAACGGGATTGATATCCGCAGGTTTGGTTCTCAGGGCCAGCAGCGGACTGCCGCCTTATCATTGAAACTTGCTCAGATTGAGCTTGTAAAAAGACAGACCGGGGAGACACCGATCCTGCTTTTGGACGATGTGCTGTCAGAACTGGACAGCAGCCGGAAGAATTATCTTTTGGACAGTATTAAGGACATTCAGACACTGATTACATGTACGGGTCTGGAAGAATTTATAAACAGTCATTTACAAATTGACAAAATGTTTCAGGTCAAATCAGGTAAAATTGTCAGAGAAAATTAG
- the gyrB gene encoding DNA topoisomerase (ATP-hydrolyzing) subunit B — protein sequence MGTEKKGEYGADQIQILEGLEAVRKRPGMYIGSTSAKGLHHLVYEIVDNAVDESLAGYCDTIYVTLNKDNSVTVRDNGRGIPVGINKKKGVSSVEVVFTILHAGGKFGGGGYKVSGGLHGVGSSVVNALSNWLEVNVHTDGKIYNQRYEKGKVCYPLKVVGETEQNGTVVSFLPDDTIFEETEFDYKTLRQRLRETAFLTKNLRIILTDERQEETVQEVFHYEGGIKEFVTYLNKGKEPLYDQVIYCEGEKDGVYVEVAMQHNDSYNENSLSFVNNIITPEGGTHLSGFKNALTSTFNDYARKNKLLKENESNLSGEDIREGLTSVISIKLGEPQFEGQTKQKLGNSEARGAVNSIVNEQLTYFLEQNPSIAKVICEKAVLAQRARDAARKARDLTRRKTALDGFSLPGKLADCSDKNPENCEIYIVEGDSAGGSAKTARSRATQAILPLRGKILNVEKSRLDKILMNKEIQAMITAFGTGIHDDFDIEKLRYHKIIIMTDADVDGAHIATLLLTFFYRFMPDLIKEGYVYMAQPPLYRVERNKKFWYAYSDQELNNIVNEIGRDNNNKIQRYKGLGEMDAEQLWDTTMDPDKRVLLRVTIDEDSASEIDLTFTTLMGDQVEPRREFIEANAKYVHNLDV from the coding sequence ATGGGCACTGAGAAAAAAGGAGAATATGGTGCGGATCAGATTCAGATCTTGGAGGGATTGGAAGCTGTACGGAAAAGGCCGGGAATGTACATTGGAAGTACATCCGCCAAAGGGCTTCACCATTTGGTATATGAAATTGTGGACAATGCGGTCGATGAATCACTGGCAGGATACTGTGATACGATTTATGTGACACTGAACAAGGATAATTCCGTCACAGTCCGTGACAACGGAAGGGGGATCCCAGTAGGCATCAACAAGAAAAAGGGTGTCTCCAGTGTGGAAGTCGTATTTACAATTCTTCATGCAGGAGGAAAGTTCGGCGGCGGAGGATACAAAGTGTCCGGTGGGCTGCACGGTGTAGGATCATCCGTAGTGAATGCCCTTTCCAACTGGCTGGAAGTCAACGTCCACACAGACGGAAAAATATATAACCAGCGGTACGAGAAGGGAAAAGTCTGCTATCCGCTGAAGGTTGTGGGAGAAACTGAGCAAAACGGTACCGTGGTCAGTTTCCTTCCTGACGATACAATCTTTGAGGAAACAGAATTTGACTATAAAACACTGAGGCAGCGTCTCCGTGAAACAGCATTTCTGACCAAAAATCTGAGGATCATTCTGACGGACGAACGTCAGGAAGAGACAGTACAGGAAGTTTTTCACTACGAGGGCGGGATCAAAGAGTTCGTCACTTACCTGAACAAAGGAAAAGAACCGCTGTATGATCAGGTGATCTACTGCGAAGGAGAAAAAGACGGGGTTTATGTAGAAGTTGCCATGCAGCATAATGATTCTTATAACGAGAATTCTCTAAGCTTTGTAAATAATATTATAACGCCCGAGGGAGGAACTCATCTGTCCGGGTTTAAAAATGCACTTACTTCTACTTTCAATGACTATGCACGAAAAAATAAGCTGCTGAAGGAGAACGAGAGTAATCTCTCTGGGGAAGACATCAGAGAGGGGCTTACCTCTGTTATCAGCATCAAACTCGGAGAGCCCCAGTTTGAGGGACAGACAAAGCAGAAGCTTGGAAATAGTGAAGCAAGAGGGGCTGTAAACAGCATTGTCAATGAACAGCTTACCTATTTTCTGGAACAAAACCCTTCTATTGCGAAGGTCATCTGTGAAAAAGCAGTTCTGGCCCAGAGAGCCAGGGATGCTGCGAGAAAAGCCAGGGATTTGACCAGAAGAAAAACGGCCCTGGACGGATTCAGCCTGCCTGGGAAACTGGCGGACTGTTCTGACAAGAACCCGGAAAATTGCGAAATATATATTGTCGAGGGAGATTCCGCTGGAGGGTCTGCAAAGACAGCCAGATCCCGCGCGACTCAGGCAATTCTGCCACTGAGGGGTAAAATCCTGAACGTGGAGAAATCCAGATTGGATAAAATCCTCATGAATAAAGAGATTCAGGCAATGATCACAGCGTTCGGGACGGGGATTCATGATGATTTTGACATTGAGAAACTTAGATACCATAAGATCATCATTATGACCGATGCCGATGTGGACGGCGCCCACATTGCCACGCTGCTCCTTACATTTTTCTATCGCTTTATGCCGGACTTGATCAAAGAAGGGTATGTGTATATGGCGCAGCCCCCACTTTACCGGGTGGAACGGAATAAAAAGTTCTGGTATGCTTATAGTGACCAGGAATTAAATAATATTGTCAATGAAATTGGCAGGGACAACAATAATAAGATCCAGCGCTATAAAGGTCTGGGTGAGATGGATGCTGAACAGCTCTGGGATACCACCATGGATCCTGATAAGAGAGTGTTGCTTAGAGTGACCATCGATGAGGATTCCGCTTCAGAGATAGATCTAACCTTCACCACACTGATGGGTGACCAGGTAGAACCAAGGCGGGAGTTTATTGAAGCCAATGCAAAATATGTCCATAACCTGGACGTATAG
- the gyrA gene encoding DNA gyrase subunit A — translation MDENTIFDKVHDVDLKQTMENSYIDYAMSVIAARALPDVRDGLKPVQRRILYAMIELNNGPDKPHRKCARIVGDAMGKYHPHGDSSIYGALVNMAQEWSTRYPLVDGHGNFGSVDGDGAAAMRYTEARLSKISMELLADIGKDTVNFIPNFDETEKEPQVLPSRFPNLLVNGTQGIAVGMATNIPPHNLREVINAVVKIIDDQVENDHVTDMEELLEIVKGPDFPTGATILGKAGISQAYRTGRGKIKVRAVTDIEPMANGKQRIVVTELPYMVNKARLIQKIAELVKEKKVDGITEIRDESDRTGMRICIELRRDANANVVLNRLFKHTQLQDTFGVIMLALVDNEPKILNLFEMLNYYLEHQKDVVTRRTKYELNKAEERAHILEGLLIAQDNIDEVIKIIRAAANISEAKVQLMERFALTDPQAQAIVDMRLRALNGLERAKLEKEYNELMERITELKAILADERILLGVIKDELILIRDKYGDERRTSIGFDVNDISMEDLIPKENTIITMTKLGYIKRMTVDTFKSQNRGGKGIKGMQTIDEDYIEELFMTTSHHYIMFFTNMGRVYRLKAYEIPESSRTARGTAIVNLIQLQPEEKITAVIPINEYKEDHYLFMATKSGVVKKSPIMEYANIRKTGLLAITLKENDELIEVKFTDNDQDVFLVTKNGQCIRFHETDARSIGRTAMGVRGINLDGDDEVIGMQLSSQGEALLFVSEKGMGKRTMMTEFTPQHRGGKGIRCYKITDKTGDVVGVKAVDEENEVLMITTEGVVIRMGVEGISMLGRNTSGVKLMNLDDNVIVASMAKVRDEEVEEETEDPEEE, via the coding sequence ATGGACGAAAATACAATCTTTGATAAAGTTCATGACGTTGATCTGAAGCAGACAATGGAGAATTCCTACATCGATTATGCCATGAGCGTTATCGCAGCGAGGGCCCTTCCGGATGTAAGGGACGGGCTGAAGCCAGTTCAGAGAAGAATCCTTTATGCAATGATCGAGCTGAACAATGGACCGGACAAACCGCACCGTAAATGCGCACGTATCGTCGGGGATGCCATGGGTAAATATCATCCACATGGAGACAGCTCTATTTATGGAGCTTTGGTAAATATGGCTCAGGAATGGTCCACCCGTTATCCTCTGGTAGACGGACACGGAAACTTTGGTTCTGTGGACGGTGACGGTGCTGCGGCCATGCGTTATACAGAGGCAAGGCTCAGCAAGATCTCTATGGAACTGCTGGCGGACATCGGAAAAGATACGGTCAACTTTATCCCGAACTTTGATGAGACGGAAAAAGAACCACAGGTTCTGCCATCAAGATTTCCGAATCTGCTCGTAAACGGAACCCAGGGTATCGCAGTTGGTATGGCTACCAATATACCTCCCCATAACTTGAGGGAAGTTATCAATGCAGTGGTGAAGATCATTGACGATCAGGTGGAGAATGACCATGTGACAGATATGGAAGAACTGCTGGAGATCGTAAAGGGACCGGACTTTCCGACAGGAGCCACGATTTTAGGAAAAGCAGGCATCAGCCAGGCGTACCGCACAGGCCGTGGCAAGATTAAAGTGCGCGCCGTGACGGATATTGAACCGATGGCAAACGGAAAGCAGAGAATCGTTGTGACGGAGCTTCCGTATATGGTCAATAAGGCAAGGCTGATCCAGAAGATAGCAGAGCTTGTGAAAGAGAAAAAAGTAGACGGAATTACAGAGATCAGGGATGAATCTGACAGAACCGGTATGAGGATCTGTATTGAACTCAGAAGGGATGCCAATGCAAATGTTGTCTTAAACCGTCTGTTTAAACATACCCAGCTTCAGGATACATTCGGAGTCATTATGCTGGCTTTAGTTGACAACGAACCAAAGATACTGAATCTGTTTGAAATGCTCAATTATTATCTGGAGCACCAGAAGGATGTTGTGACCAGAAGGACCAAATATGAGTTGAACAAAGCCGAAGAACGGGCTCATATCCTGGAAGGTCTGCTCATCGCACAGGATAATATCGATGAGGTCATCAAGATCATCAGGGCGGCGGCCAATATTTCTGAGGCCAAAGTGCAGTTGATGGAACGATTTGCCCTGACCGATCCGCAGGCTCAGGCTATCGTAGATATGAGGCTGCGTGCTCTGAATGGTTTGGAGCGTGCCAAGCTTGAAAAAGAATACAATGAGCTGATGGAAAGGATCACAGAATTGAAAGCGATCCTTGCGGATGAGAGAATTCTTCTTGGTGTTATCAAAGATGAATTGATCCTGATCCGTGATAAATATGGCGATGAGAGAAGAACCTCCATTGGTTTTGATGTCAATGATATTTCTATGGAGGATCTGATCCCGAAAGAAAATACCATCATCACCATGACCAAGCTGGGATACATCAAGAGGATGACCGTGGATACTTTTAAGAGCCAGAACAGAGGCGGAAAAGGGATCAAAGGAATGCAGACCATCGATGAAGATTACATTGAGGAGCTGTTTATGACTACGTCCCACCACTACATCATGTTCTTTACGAATATGGGAAGAGTATACCGGCTTAAGGCTTATGAGATACCGGAGAGCAGCCGGACGGCAAGGGGAACAGCCATCGTGAATCTGATTCAGCTGCAGCCGGAGGAAAAGATCACGGCAGTGATCCCCATCAATGAATACAAAGAAGACCATTATCTATTTATGGCTACGAAGAGCGGAGTGGTTAAGAAATCTCCGATCATGGAATACGCCAACATAAGAAAGACAGGGCTTCTGGCCATTACCTTAAAAGAAAACGATGAACTGATCGAAGTGAAGTTTACGGATAATGACCAGGATGTGTTCCTTGTGACCAAAAACGGACAGTGTATCAGATTCCATGAGACCGATGCAAGATCCATCGGACGTACTGCTATGGGTGTGCGCGGTATCAATCTGGACGGAGATGATGAAGTCATCGGCATGCAGCTGAGCTCCCAGGGAGAAGCACTGCTGTTTGTGTCAGAAAAGGGTATGGGTAAACGTACGATGATGACGGAGTTTACGCCTCAGCACAGAGGAGGAAAAGGTATCCGCTGTTACAAGATCACAGACAAGACAGGAGATGTGGTCGGAGTCAAGGCTGTGGATGAAGAAAATGAAGTTCTGATGATCACCACGGAAGGTGTTGTGATCCGTATGGGAGTGGAGGGTATCTCCATGCTTGGACGAAATACCTCCGGTGTAAAGCTTATGAATTTAGATGACAATGTGATTGTTGCAAGTATGGCAAAAGTCCGGGATGAGGAAGTAGAAGAAGAAACAGAAGATCCGGAAGAAGAGTAA
- a CDS encoding fumarate hydratase: MRTVHTDEIIQNIKEMCIEANLSLSDDMKCRLEHAAGTEKTPLGKQILCQLRENMKIAGEEQIPICQDTGMAVVFLNIGQDLHIEGMDLHDAVNEGVRQGYEEGYLRKSVVKDPLIRENTKDNTPAIVHIDIVSGDKLEILVAPKGFGSENMSRVFMLKPADGAEGVKNSVLEAVRDAGPNACPPMVVGVGLGGSFEKAAYLAKKALTRNLDQRSEKEHIRILEEELLEEINQLGIGPGGLGGSTTALGVNIETYPTHIAGMPLAVNICCHVNRHVHRVL; the protein is encoded by the coding sequence ATGAGAACGGTTCATACAGATGAAATTATCCAAAACATCAAGGAGATGTGCATTGAGGCAAACCTTTCTCTGTCCGATGATATGAAATGCCGGCTGGAGCATGCAGCCGGGACAGAGAAGACTCCTCTTGGAAAACAAATTCTTTGCCAGCTCAGAGAAAATATGAAGATCGCCGGAGAAGAGCAGATCCCTATCTGCCAGGATACCGGGATGGCAGTGGTGTTTTTGAATATCGGGCAGGATCTTCACATTGAGGGAATGGATCTCCACGATGCAGTCAATGAGGGTGTCCGCCAGGGATACGAAGAGGGATATTTAAGAAAATCAGTTGTAAAAGATCCTTTGATCAGGGAAAATACAAAAGATAATACACCGGCGATTGTGCATATCGATATCGTTTCCGGGGATAAACTTGAAATATTGGTGGCCCCTAAGGGATTTGGAAGCGAAAACATGAGCCGGGTCTTTATGCTGAAGCCGGCAGACGGCGCAGAAGGGGTAAAAAACTCTGTTCTGGAAGCAGTGAGGGATGCGGGACCAAATGCATGTCCTCCTATGGTCGTGGGAGTGGGTCTGGGAGGAAGCTTTGAGAAGGCAGCGTATCTGGCCAAGAAAGCTTTGACGAGAAATCTGGACCAGAGGTCAGAAAAAGAGCATATCCGGATATTGGAGGAGGAGCTGCTGGAGGAGATCAACCAGCTGGGCATCGGGCCTGGAGGTCTTGGAGGCAGCACCACTGCCCTGGGTGTCAATATTGAGACCTATCCAACCCACATTGCAGGCATGCCACTGGCCGTCAATATCTGCTGTCACGTCAACCGCCATGTGCACCGGGTTTTATAA
- a CDS encoding Fe-S-containing hydro-lyase, whose translation MDKYVTVPASAGELKELRAGDYVYLTGTIYTARDAAHKRMYETVSEGRELPVDLKDQFVYYLGPTPAREGQVIGSAGPTTSSRMDKYTPLMLSLGLKGMIGKGKRSQAVIDSMKENGAVYFAAVGGAGALLSKCIKEAQVVAYKDLGTEAVRKLRVENLPVIVVIDSLGNNLYETAVTDYKVNYLE comes from the coding sequence ATGGATAAGTATGTAACAGTTCCGGCTTCTGCCGGAGAACTGAAGGAACTGCGGGCAGGTGATTATGTTTATCTGACTGGGACGATCTATACAGCAAGAGATGCTGCACATAAGAGGATGTACGAGACTGTCTCAGAGGGCAGAGAACTTCCGGTGGATCTGAAAGATCAGTTCGTTTATTATCTGGGCCCCACACCGGCAAGGGAAGGCCAGGTGATCGGTTCGGCCGGACCTACTACAAGCAGCAGAATGGATAAGTATACTCCTTTGATGCTCTCGCTGGGTTTAAAAGGTATGATCGGAAAAGGAAAGAGATCCCAGGCTGTGATCGATTCGATGAAGGAAAACGGAGCTGTCTATTTTGCGGCTGTGGGAGGAGCAGGAGCACTGCTCTCAAAATGTATCAAAGAGGCTCAGGTGGTAGCTTATAAAGACCTTGGCACTGAAGCCGTCAGGAAGCTTAGAGTGGAGAATCTGCCGGTTATTGTAGTTATTGATAGTCTCGGTAATAATTTGTATGAGACGGCAGTGACAGACTATAAAGTAAATTATCTGGAATAA
- a CDS encoding DUF4867 family protein: protein MLRYIFEPEFKKYGHVIENTDFTELFQYMDNVPPVKYFEEQLTVKEMEELPICHKIQCELFHELPIQIGYLNGHNHRIHGVEYHRSKVIHIAVTDCVMYFGLSEDIGPNSEYHTSKMEAFFVPKGTAVELNCGVLHCTPCNINGYGFKMICIAPKHTSEPFRNKVQTEKDKILYARNKWLIAHKESEIPGAFYGLKGETEAV from the coding sequence ATGTTAAGGTATATTTTTGAACCTGAATTTAAGAAATATGGTCATGTCATAGAGAATACAGATTTTACTGAGTTGTTTCAATATATGGACAATGTACCTCCGGTAAAGTATTTTGAAGAGCAGCTGACAGTAAAGGAAATGGAAGAGCTTCCTATATGCCATAAGATCCAGTGTGAACTTTTCCATGAACTCCCGATACAGATCGGATATTTAAACGGGCATAACCACAGAATCCACGGAGTGGAATACCACCGATCAAAGGTCATACATATTGCTGTAACAGATTGTGTTATGTATTTTGGACTCAGCGAGGACATTGGGCCTAACAGTGAATATCACACATCCAAGATGGAGGCATTTTTTGTGCCGAAGGGAACAGCTGTGGAATTAAACTGTGGTGTCCTACACTGTACCCCCTGCAACATTAATGGTTACGGATTTAAGATGATCTGCATTGCACCGAAACATACAAGTGAACCGTTCAGGAATAAAGTGCAGACTGAAAAGGATAAGATTCTTTATGCCAGAAATAAATGGCTGATCGCTCATAAAGAATCAGAGATACCGGGGGCATTTTATGGACTGAAAGGTGAGACGGAAGCAGTTTAA